A stretch of the Streptomyces venezuelae genome encodes the following:
- a CDS encoding phosphotransferase enzyme family protein, protein MDEGQARELLRRSGVMERAELLALGENAVFAVGDKLVAKVGRSAELLPRAERELAVADWLAGAGVPAVRAAEPEPRSADGHPVTLWHRLPDPVRPAGPADLAELLRRVHALAPPPFPLPGRDLLGGVERWLRLAGEAIDPADAAYLRARRDSFAAEAAALVPHLPPGPVHGDALPRNVHVGPEGPVLVDLETFSTDLREHDLVVMDLSRDRYGLPAEAYEAFVAAYGWDVRDWEGCVVLRGARETASCAWIAQHAPANPKALAEFRRRIASLRDGATEVRWHSF, encoded by the coding sequence ATGGACGAGGGACAGGCCAGGGAGCTGCTGAGGCGCTCCGGGGTCATGGAGCGGGCGGAGCTGCTCGCGCTCGGCGAGAACGCCGTGTTCGCCGTCGGCGACAAGCTGGTCGCGAAGGTGGGCCGCTCGGCGGAGCTGCTGCCGCGCGCCGAACGGGAGTTGGCGGTCGCCGACTGGCTCGCCGGGGCCGGGGTCCCCGCGGTGCGCGCCGCCGAACCGGAGCCCCGGTCCGCCGACGGGCACCCGGTCACCCTCTGGCACCGGCTCCCGGACCCGGTCCGCCCGGCCGGGCCGGCCGATCTGGCGGAGCTGCTGCGCCGGGTACACGCCCTCGCGCCACCGCCGTTCCCGCTCCCCGGCCGGGACCTGCTGGGCGGGGTGGAGCGCTGGCTCCGGCTGGCCGGCGAGGCCATCGACCCGGCGGATGCGGCGTACCTGCGCGCCAGGCGCGACTCGTTCGCGGCCGAAGCGGCGGCACTGGTGCCGCACCTGCCGCCGGGGCCGGTCCACGGCGACGCGCTGCCGCGCAATGTCCATGTGGGGCCGGAGGGCCCGGTCCTGGTGGACCTGGAGACCTTCTCAACGGACCTGCGGGAGCACGACCTGGTGGTGATGGACCTCTCCCGGGACCGCTACGGGCTCCCCGCCGAGGCGTACGAGGCCTTCGTGGCCGCGTACGGCTGGGACGTCCGCGACTGGGAGGGCTGCGTGGTCCTGCGCGGCGCCCGCGAGACGGCCAGCTGCGCCTGGATCGCGCAGCACGCGCCCGCCAACCCCAAGGCCCTCGCAGAGTTCCGCCGCCGCATCGCCTCCCTCCGGGACGGCGCCACCGAGGTCCGCTGGCACTCGTTCTGA
- a CDS encoding tyrosine-type recombinase/integrase translates to MEIFFTDPDALEAAGVSDATKALARHGLHAGAPFILSDDGSYDIQLNRFLWSLPTLGVRSAHSWRAYALDLLTWGRFLQEHRGKTLWHADRDDVTAFHRARRVSPDPTQVVSASTWNRGVAALDKFYTWAVDEALVERTPFKHYEGSRRTGSGQQVRVRNNRAAEKAAKRGNVKFLSVPRYAAFRDIGLRGQLRTGTADSSFRGRNAERNVVMAELLVTTGLRIEEAASLCWPELPALDSQRNAKSVPFDLAPPTAKRDKGRKILLPHRVLRAVADYVEIERSLMLDRWRARGCPLPAGAVVGSQADRRGVRVPMKDGKLRRVPWSRLPPALRSRLYLVDDQGRALGPACVWLGQEGRPVSLSAWESVFVRASERCRTCGIDVDATPHVLRHTFAVHLLSALIQEQIGSVEKGEMSDGVYRRIIGDPLDHLRRLLGHSSITTTYIYLGCIDQAQALIDGAVDAWTSAVVDTAHHVSHEIDNSSTQAPGANPW, encoded by the coding sequence ATGGAGATCTTCTTCACCGACCCGGATGCGCTGGAAGCCGCCGGGGTAAGCGACGCGACGAAGGCGCTCGCACGGCACGGATTACATGCCGGTGCACCGTTCATCCTCAGCGATGACGGCAGCTACGACATCCAACTCAACCGATTCCTGTGGTCCTTGCCGACCCTCGGGGTGAGGTCGGCACATTCCTGGCGTGCCTACGCTCTGGACCTGCTGACCTGGGGACGGTTCCTCCAGGAACACCGCGGCAAGACCCTGTGGCACGCCGACCGTGACGACGTCACCGCCTTCCACCGAGCCCGGCGTGTTTCTCCCGACCCGACGCAGGTCGTCTCGGCCTCGACCTGGAACCGGGGCGTCGCTGCCTTGGACAAGTTCTACACATGGGCGGTGGACGAGGCCCTGGTCGAGCGGACGCCGTTCAAGCACTACGAGGGCTCGCGGCGCACTGGCTCCGGGCAGCAGGTGCGCGTCCGCAACAACCGCGCGGCAGAGAAAGCCGCCAAACGCGGGAACGTGAAGTTCCTCTCCGTTCCCCGCTACGCGGCCTTCCGCGACATCGGCCTACGGGGCCAACTGCGGACGGGCACCGCCGATTCGAGCTTCCGAGGCCGCAATGCGGAGCGAAACGTCGTCATGGCCGAGCTGCTGGTAACCACCGGCCTGCGCATCGAGGAGGCCGCCTCGCTCTGCTGGCCGGAACTCCCGGCCCTGGACAGCCAGAGGAACGCGAAGAGCGTGCCGTTCGACCTGGCGCCGCCGACAGCCAAGCGGGACAAGGGACGCAAGATCCTCTTGCCCCATCGAGTCCTGCGCGCCGTGGCCGACTACGTGGAGATCGAGCGCTCCCTAATGCTGGACCGCTGGCGTGCCCGCGGCTGTCCGCTGCCGGCCGGCGCAGTGGTGGGGAGTCAAGCCGACCGGCGAGGTGTGCGGGTACCCATGAAAGACGGCAAGCTCCGAAGGGTGCCCTGGTCGCGTTTGCCACCGGCACTCCGATCCCGTCTGTACCTCGTTGACGATCAGGGCCGTGCCCTCGGCCCGGCGTGCGTCTGGCTGGGCCAGGAGGGGCGGCCTGTGTCTCTGTCTGCCTGGGAGTCGGTCTTCGTGCGGGCCTCGGAGAGATGCCGTACGTGCGGGATCGACGTCGACGCCACACCGCACGTGCTCAGGCACACCTTCGCCGTGCATCTGCTGTCTGCGTTGATCCAGGAACAGATCGGCTCGGTGGAGAAGGGCGAGATGAGCGACGGCGTGTACCGACGCATCATCGGCGACCCGCTCGATCACCTTCGCCGCCTCTTGGGGCATTCCTCGATCACCACGACGTACATCTACCTCGGCTGTATCGACCAGGCCCAGGCTCTGATCGACGGCGCGGTGGATGCCTGGACGTCCGCGGTCGTGGACACGGCACATCACGTGTCGCATGAAATCGACAACTCCTCTACTCAGGCGCCGGGAGCGAACCCGTGGTAG